Genomic segment of Ictalurus furcatus strain D&B chromosome 9, Billie_1.0, whole genome shotgun sequence:
AATTCTGAGCAGGATTTTTGGGAAGCCGCCAGGTCGGgatgagaaggaaagagagtgagaatcaATCCAGCTCCACGAACGATGTCTGTTTCGACATTTCGATCTCAATGCCAACGATCACGTCCATGTCCTTCTTCATGACTGGAATTACATCGGTGTTCAGCTGATGTCAGGAGAAGCATCACTGTGTTCTTCATCATCTCAAGTGATTTTACAGGCCCATATTAGGTTTCATGGTGACAACAAAGTACATGAAGCCTGAACTTCCCTAGAGGAGTGCAGTTACAGTATAAGGAAATAACTAACGATGGGGTGTTGACTAATTTCCAAatacagcacatcccaaagtgttttattcgcCTTATATTACAGGAacttgccaacaattacatcGGTTAAAGAAGggtcatactttttttattcatttatagttgtGCGTTTACTGTTTGCGGCATGTCTAGGAAACAAGTTAGGTTCCTgctatcacttatgttatagcagctacagtataaacagctctgcagtgtaaactcctctgtcctagAGGCGTCTGAAACCTCGTAAGATTACAGCTTTCCGTCTGACGGATACAGAGCGCTGACACTGAAGTCTCTTTACAGAAAgcccatatcaatgattacacacgGTTTAcgcgagtccctgtgaatgagctgttactttAGAAATGATGACGTATCAGAGCAAGCGCTTTAATATGaacagctgcactactgtcagagctgctgttagagaaatttaatcagcaccttctgaccaatcagaagccagtATTCAAAATCCCTATTGTCATGGGCCTCCTTGATCTCAGTCAAATATTTCAGGGTTTTTACCTTTTGTAGTTATGGAAATGTTAGAGACTGGGATCTTTTGCTTGACCCAAAACTACTTCGTTATTTCCGTAAACAGTGACGGTGTTATTTGTGGTCTTGCGTTCTGTTTCGGTAATGTGACATTCGAGTATTTTTGTAACAAGCCGTTGGTGTCAGTTGAACCACTAATTAACTACTTCTCTAATCTGTTTCGTTCTCGGGTCGAAATCGCCTGAACGTAACCCgtgtaatatacagtaagtcCTTTTTTATATGTTCAGTAGAGAAAATGAGCTAAGCGCATAAACTTTAAtgctggaaagaaagaaaaagaagaagaatttttgTATGGTTCCgctttaagtaaaaaaaaaaaaaaaacattcacacaccttaATCGTGAATACATTTTCTACTTATATGATGTTCTTCATCGGTTCTATTGACTTTCTTAGTGTTATTTACACCCATGATGTTATGACACTCAATATTAAGGCCACATGACAGACATTGGAGTCCCAAAAGTTGAGCTCAAGAAGATTAGTGTCCACAGTCTGAGGCTTGGATTATCTTTGGTAGGCGTTATGGCTTATATCCTTGGGAATTGTGTTCTCCAGCCACCAttcgtcttttttttattattattaaatttgttGATCCTCGTTTGCTTTGAGGACGGTTAGTACATGTTTATCAACAATGGTGCCGTTGTATTTCTTGTTTTCATCTTGTCACTCCAATTTGAAAGGAAGctggaggtcaaaggtcagggtCAGCCTAACCAAATTCCCAGCAGAGACGGCCTGGCAGTGCttgaaatgtaaatttaatttaatttaatcctGTAGCTTTTCTGTAGCTTGTAATATATCTGTATTTTAAGGTCTTTATAAGGGTGTTTTAAAGGCGTCACGTTCTCTAGCAAAGAAAACCTTAAGGTTACGCTGAGCTTCAACCCTGGAACATTAGCAAAACCACAGACTCCTGATCTCCAAGAGCTAAAATATGGAAGctcagcctgtttttttttttcttttcttttacgaCAATTCTGTAGCTTCTGGGATCTTTTGTATGCTGCAGACCCCATCTCAAACGCACTATGGCTTTCAGAAGTGTTGGACACTGACGTCATTAAAGCTACAGATCTTTAGATCTTCAGGAGCTGTGAACAGAAGACTCGATCTCTTACATGGTCTATTTGTAGCTCGTGAGATCGTTCGCTCTTCGAGGATCCGGAGTTGTTCAGCAGAGGGAGAAACGGCGGGCGTTGAGGTTCATCTTGGTGAGGCCGAGGTGCTTGAGCGGTGTGGACAGGGTGAAGGCGGCCTTGAGCGGCACGTCACACAGCAGGTCACACTCCTCACCGCACTCCTCCAGCTCGAACGCCGCGTCATCCAGCATCTCCCGATGTCCATCGCACACACGCTCCACCTTCAGCCGGTGCAGCTCACCACGCAGACGGATCAGCTGACGCGCCAACCGCTGGTCCTGCAGCTGCATCtccctctgacacacacacacacacagagggaatTTGTGTTACATATTAGTCAACGCAactaaatttataaatgtatataaacgTAAATCTATCATTTACTGTTGATGCCAAATTGATGATTCCACAAATTGATGGAATACTTTTAGACGTTTCTGATTGGCCAATTGTCATAATTAAGAGTTAACTGGGGGCGTACCTATGGCTGTACCTTTTTGCCCTTTATACCATGTAAAAATCTAAGCAACTCAGCCAAGACCTCATAAAAAATCGGAGACCTCTACAAGTCTGGTTTCCAGTTTCCAAATTGACTGAAGGTACCACAATCATCCGTTTAAACATCTATATGCCAATATAAATATCACGGGATAACACAGACACTGCATCATTCAGGTAGGAGACACAAATTAACTCCTACGAACAAACTTTGGTCCAAAAGGTTCCGCTGAaccccaagacaacaacaaaggaagtGGTGAAGTAGTTGGAGGCGTCTGGTACCAAAGTATGTACACGCACCATTTCAAGGGGCCTTTAATCACCATGGCCTGAAATGCTGTCATGGAAGGAAGAAGCCCCTACTACATGACTTGCATGTGATCACCAGCCATTTTGGAGAAGTGTTCACTGGTCAGATGGAGGAAAAATGGTGAGGGTTTTAATCTGAAGAGCACAACCCCCActgtaatgagtctttattgatcacatatacattacagcacagtgaaattcttttcttcacatatcccagcatgtcaggaagttgaggtcagagcgcagggtcagccatgatacagtgccacctggagcagagagggttaagggccttgctaaagggccaacagtggcagcttggcagtgctggggcatgAACCCCCAACTTTCTTATCAGTAACTCAGAGACTTAACCGCCACGCCACCACTGCCGGTgatgggggtggcagcatcatgttgtggggtgttttgctggaaaagcGACTGGAGGAATTCACAAATAGATGACAACataatatgtaaacaaacacacaagacatCAACTGGAAAGTTAAAATTTGGTCAAAAAtgggtcttccagcaggacagtgatcccaaaCATACAATACCTccaaagccctgacctgaatcccatagGAAATGTGTGGACCGAACTGAAAAAGCACGTGTGAGGAACGAGGCACACAAACCTGACTGATTTACACCAGTTCTACCAGGAAGAATGAGCAAACATTCCAGCAATGTATCGCGAGAAGTTTGTGAAAGGCTACAAAAAGCAATTCCAACAAATACTAACAACGCGTGTGTGTAAACATCTGAgccactgaaaatctgatatagtAAATACAATCTGAAATACACAGATCAGAGATCTTATGGGAATAGCAGTTAAAAATTAGTGACCCTCAGTGACTTAGCACAGGAAATGTACGGTGTCATGGAATGTGTGAGTGAAGAGATGTGAAAAATTGAGCTTGAATGACTAAGTATATGTAGAAATTAAGAATGATTACATTTGTTAATTATATAcataacattatatattattctCAAGGAACGTtgcatatatataataaataaataaataaatatattgaatatttaatcatttgtttGATCATAATGATAGTAATGCTTTacataaaatactataaataataaatgtatcatcatcatcatcatcaagaataagaataagaatcataataataataatacagaagcCTCAGGGTTTATTTCCTCACCAGTTCGCTTCGGAGCCACTGCAGCGCGTCGTCCATGGACCGGAAGCCGCAGATGTCTCGTGGGCCGTCGCGGTCCTCGCGCTCTGCGGTTACGGTCGCTTCGCGCGCGTCTCGGCAGCCGTTCCACGGTCCGCTGCGCACGCGCTCCTGCCACTCCAGGTAAGAGGGTCTGCGCGTCTGCAGCTTCAGCTTCTCGGTGAGCGCCTTCACGCTGTCCAGGTCCTCCTCCGAGCTCTCCTCCGGCTCCTTACTGTCCATCTCCGAGCCTCTGAGTGCGCGCGCGTAACGGAGACGAGTCTGGTCTCAACACGAGCGCGGAAAATATTTATAGCGCGAGAGCaagcgcagtgtgtgtgtgtgtgtgtgtgtgtgtgaccgcCCACATGCCACTGGGAGAGgagtactgtactgtaggtGTTGCGGCTCATGATCACTTATTCCCACGTGAGAGAGGAATGCAGGGCTGCAGCGATACATCGTCTGCGACTTGATATCACGAGTTCTTCGATATTGTCGTTTCAGTCCAAATTATATAATCACGAACAAAGCCGTGCTTTAtcccacagcgctgttgagttctggattgtgattggtccgaaggtgttgattaagtttctataacagcagctctgacagtagtgcagctggaAATCGCAGGTTTAGCCTATgttgatgtgctgttattgttttaaatacattatcgtttctatggtaacagctcatttacagtgATTTGTACACTCATGGCACGTGCTCCATAAATAcacggttttaaaaaaaaaccccactgctGATCGCTGATACGGTGACGTGTTCTGTAACgagacgtttatggaaggagtctccagtgtcagaggtaaagctgtaacttgaagttttctgacattttcaggacagaggagtttacactgtAGTTTCACAGTAATATGATTTTTGTTGTTCTATAAACCTcgagagagaattttttttaataggctgctgagggaacaactgttagcctacagctgctataacataagcgagaacaggaactaacttttgtTTAATGGATGTTTCACAACACTGACTGTAACCATAAATTGATCAATATTGGCTCAACTGAACAGTATCCTACTATTACAtctttagattagattagattaaagtGATGGTATTAATATTTAGAGTTAACAGGAAAGGAGCATTTCATCATTTCTACATGAGTTGTGGTTCTCGGGTCTGTTTCTTGTTCTATGTAGAAACACCAGGAGGTTTTATTTCCTAATGGCTCCATCTGCTGGTCAAAATGTGGACCTACAGGACAGCAGACACGGCGGAGAAAGAGTTTAAATTATTcaggtttaattattttttaaacaaactatgATTACAGTAGAGTTGCAACTAgctattattttcataatcaattagttggccgattaaattttttttttttttggagggggcGGGGGGCCTTTCTATACCATTTTTTCgtttccacaaactgagtgttacaaatataaacttcagactaaaactttacacaactgtttgtctaattatataagactgaaaagaacccaatacacacagacacacattagaatatacagtgtattattcatttaggactgtagtttaattcaataattaataataaattaataataaaaactccctttcactgcaccttgtggtttctgttactcactgcttttaggcatattgttttacttttgatcatagtgttctaattagacattacagatcttattCGCGCTCCcactgcgagtgaggagcaacgcggcctcgatactaacacatcacttctgtTACAATAAACGTTACAGAAATTACACTGCACAAACTTAAATTAaagtaaaccttttaagcaactcgcaccagtttcccctgccccttgcaCACAccggagcattttggatacaaacaCAAGTTTGTGTTCGTGCATCACTGCTTGTGTCGTGCTTCAGTGCTACACAAACgccgctttataaagtttgatcttcttcagggtgtttaatataaaatgcccccctgccttagaggacttggaggtcacacactttcttcctcagtcccGTGATGATTACGCCTCTGTCTGATGTCTGATGGTGATTGGGGTCATGtcgggaataaaaggtaacgttgatgcaaacagtaaactgaagaaagtcatgactctgggtatctgctaaagctagtggcatcacattacgtgcgtatgacatcatgcgccaCTGATTGGGAAACAGCTTATAATTCCGTTTAATAAAATACTAAcgtgagacgatattacctttctcaaattcatacactagaccagaaGTTCTCAACCTTTCGTGAGATCTGGACTCcaatgttgtatataaaatagacatgaaataaacacgagggagacctggtatgagtaatatgtaatcttattgagaattcactgggctggtggactgtatgaacggatgctcacctaagacacaacacacagataagcaaggcgcagggggataacaatacatgtatttgattaagtgcggcaggcctcagagcgtaggtggagTACGTCTGCACGCAGGCAGaaggtcaactaagagacacacacacacacagagagagag
This window contains:
- the fam167b gene encoding protein FAM167A, with translation MDSKEPEESSEEDLDSVKALTEKLKLQTRRPSYLEWQERVRSGPWNGCRDAREATVTAEREDRDGPRDICGFRSMDDALQWLRSELREMQLQDQRLARQLIRLRGELHRLKVERVCDGHREMLDDAAFELEECGEECDLLCDVPLKAAFTLSTPLKHLGLTKMNLNARRFSLC